TGCGCCCATTCCCTCAACTCCGCCTGAGTACATTGAATTAGTCCAAAGGCTGGAATATAGTCCTGCCAATGCGGCATCCGCAGTCTGTTCATCTTCAAACACCAATTGGGTCGGAATTTGATTGGATGGAAAATCCGTCTCTATGAATTTTTCACAAGAGATATTACATAACAAAGCAGTGCTTAACATTCCTGCTGCTATTATATATTTGATTTTTATTGTCATAATTATTATTTAGAATGTTATCAAAAAAAGGTCATTAAAATATGATCTGAAAGCCCAGAGAATAAGTCTTCAAAGGCGGAAGGAATCCATTCAGGACAAACTCCGGATCTAATCCAAAATACTTAGTCACCGTTAAAAGGTTCTGTCCCTGAACATAGATGGTCGCCTCTTTAATTCCCAGATCATTTACAGGAATCTTGTAACTGATCTGCACATTTTTCAATCGAATGAATGAAGCATCACCAATGGCAGCGGTTGAATTCTGAAAGAATGAATGCGCCGAAGTTTTTGCGGCAATACTTCCTGAACTGTAAGGCATATAAGCTCCCGAAGGATTAGCAGTTGACCACACATCCAGAACTTCAGCAGGCTGATTGTTCATAGATCCCGGAATCACCATCTGGCGGTTATAATTCCAGTTTCTCTGCTTCACGAAATACCAAAGAAAAGAAGCCGACCAAGGGCCATAGCTCAAATTATTCGACCATCCGCTAAAGAACTTCATTCCGATCTTTTCAACAACTTTGTTATCATCAGGCGACGATATTTTCCCGTCGCTATTAAAGTCCGTGAATTGATACAATCCAGTTATCGGATTGATGCCTTCAAACTGATAGACTTTAACTAACGTTGTCGGATATCCTATAACATACTGATTGGAATAGGTGGAACCTTCAAGATTAGGAAATTCCACCAATTTACTGTTGGGAATTGATAGGTTAATTGAAGTATTGTATCTGAATTTTGAGTTTCTCAATACCTGTACGGAAGTTTCCAGCTCCCAGCCTGTATTCTTAACCTTGGCAGGCAGGTTAGACTGTATAGAAGAAAATCCCGTAGTCGCAGGCAGAGGAATCCCGACCAGCTGATTGGATGAGGTATTATCGTAATAGGCACCCGATAGGTTCCATCGGTTCTTGAAAAACGAAAACTCTGCAGCCAGTTCCTTTTTCAAGGTCTTCTCCCAGCTAAAATTCGGGTTATACAACCTCGAAGGATTAAGTCCGGTCGTATTATTGTAAATATTGGTGGAGACGGTATAAGTGTCCAAATATTGGTAATCCCCTATCCTATCATTTCCTGAAGTTCCTATACTACCTCTTATCTTAGCAAGACTCAGCCAAGAAACATTTTTCACCCAAGGTTCTTCTGAAACCAGCCACGCAGCACCCACTGCACCAAAATTCCCGAAACGATTATTAGGTCCAAAACGGCTCGAACCGTCCCTTCTGCCTGTCACATTCACAATATATCTTTTCAGATATTTATAGTTCAGCCTTGCAAAAACAGCTGTATAGTTGTACTGGTTATTGACCTGATCACCCACCACCTTTGTTTTAGCAGCCGCAATGTTCCTTATCAAGGCATTGCTTTCAAAACCATAACCCTGTATTGTTCCAGACTTGGTCTCCGACTGCTGCAAAGTCGCTCCGATGAGCATTTCAACACTATGGTCGTTCCAACTGTAATCCCCTACAATTTGCGGTTCAAGAATATATGAGAAACTTGAACTGTTGTTTTTAGAAGAATTGGAAGTCGAACTATTAAGCCCAAATGAAGGATTGTACATCGTATGTGGCTTCAGAGAATATTCCTCAAAAATATTATAGGTCAGCCCTCCATTAAATTTCAGAGAAACAAAGGGAAACAGCTTATAAGACAACTGAGTTCCCGTATTGATAAAGCTTGAGGAATTGAGGTATTCACTTACAAATGATGCCACCGGATTGGTAAATGTACTATTTTCCCAGTTGAGAGAACCATCCGCATTATACAGAGCCGGAGCATTCGGACTTAGCGTTAGACTTCGTTTTGTAAGATCATCATTTACCACATTATTGTCCTGAAATGAAAAAGTATTGGTCAGATTGATCTCCAATTTTCTGTCTGGACTCCTGTATCCAAAATTCCCGGTCAGATTATTCGACCTGTATCTGAAACCCGCAGGTAAGACAGTAGACTGTTCATTATGACCATAGCTGATAAGGTAAGACGAGTTTTCGGAACCACCACTTAAGGATAACTGTACCACAGAAGCGTCAGCATTATTACCTATCAGTTGTCTCTGCCAGTCGGTCTCCCTTTCCTGACTCCAAGTGTTGAGGTCATAAGCTATTGCAGGAACAGCAGTAATCCCGTCATTCTGAAAAGCCTGTCTGCGCATTCCGAGATACTCGGAAGTATTCATCATTTTCAGACGGTTTGCCACTGTGCTGATCGAATAGGATGTATTAAACTTAAGTACAGACCTGCCTTTCTTCCCTTTCTTAGTCGTCACAATGATTACTCCATTAGCGCCACGACTCCCATAAATAGCAGTAGCATCAGCATCTTTTAACACCTCAAAACTCTCAATATCATTAGGATTGATTGCATTGAGCGGGCTGATTGCCCCATACGGCAAGACCGCTGCACTATAGGTAGAAGGCGATTCAGAAAGAATCGGTATCCCGTCAATAATATACAGAGGCTCATTCCCCTCACGCCTAATACTGTTCTTACCCCTGATCTGAATATCAAATCCACCTCCTGGAGTTCCTGAATTCTGGGTAATTGAAACCCCTGCCATTCTCCCCTGCGCTGAAGCAAGAACATTCGTGACAGGTTGGTTCTCAATATCCCTTGCAGAGATCTTCGCAATATTTCCTGTCCTCTCCTTATCCTTTACCTTATAATATCCTGCATTAAGAACCACTTCCTCAATTGCCTTCTCTCCTTCCCTACCCAATGAGACATCTATCGTTGGTTTGCTACCAAGCACAACTTTACGGTCTGGATAATCTGGATGTTTATACATAAGGACAGGATTTTTTCCTGATACCT
The sequence above is a segment of the Chryseobacterium turcicum genome. Coding sequences within it:
- a CDS encoding SusC/RagA family TonB-linked outer membrane protein; translation: MKKNFCSLSHIQLAFGFTLLASGVAIGQMRVITGTVTNNNRPISGVYVSQEGSDIVAVSNASGIYSLQVSGKNPVLMYKHPDYPDRKVVLGSKPTIDVSLGREGEKAIEEVVLNAGYYKVKDKERTGNIAKISARDIENQPVTNVLASAQGRMAGVSITQNSGTPGGGFDIQIRGKNSIRREGNEPLYIIDGIPILSESPSTYSAAVLPYGAISPLNAINPNDIESFEVLKDADATAIYGSRGANGVIIVTTKKGKKGRSVLKFNTSYSISTVANRLKMMNTSEYLGMRRQAFQNDGITAVPAIAYDLNTWSQERETDWQRQLIGNNADASVVQLSLSGGSENSSYLISYGHNEQSTVLPAGFRYRSNNLTGNFGYRSPDRKLEINLTNTFSFQDNNVVNDDLTKRSLTLSPNAPALYNADGSLNWENSTFTNPVASFVSEYLNSSSFINTGTQLSYKLFPFVSLKFNGGLTYNIFEEYSLKPHTMYNPSFGLNSSTSNSSKNNSSSFSYILEPQIVGDYSWNDHSVEMLIGATLQQSETKSGTIQGYGFESNALIRNIAAAKTKVVGDQVNNQYNYTAVFARLNYKYLKRYIVNVTGRRDGSSRFGPNNRFGNFGAVGAAWLVSEEPWVKNVSWLSLAKIRGSIGTSGNDRIGDYQYLDTYTVSTNIYNNTTGLNPSRLYNPNFSWEKTLKKELAAEFSFFKNRWNLSGAYYDNTSSNQLVGIPLPATTGFSSIQSNLPAKVKNTGWELETSVQVLRNSKFRYNTSINLSIPNSKLVEFPNLEGSTYSNQYVIGYPTTLVKVYQFEGINPITGLYQFTDFNSDGKISSPDDNKVVEKIGMKFFSGWSNNLSYGPWSASFLWYFVKQRNWNYNRQMVIPGSMNNQPAEVLDVWSTANPSGAYMPYSSGSIAAKTSAHSFFQNSTAAIGDASFIRLKNVQISYKIPVNDLGIKEATIYVQGQNLLTVTKYFGLDPEFVLNGFLPPLKTYSLGFQIIF